The genomic segment AGAAGGTATGCAATAAGGGCAAAATCAAATAAGACCCCAATGAAGTTAAATATAACACCTATGCCTCGCGACGATTTAGCTGCAGCTAGGGGTCCATCTCAACAAGTCGCTGCTCCTATACCTGGTGCTGTCCCTGCAACTACACCTGCTTCCTCAGGTAGAATGAATTCTGAAGTGTTGAGGACATTCTCCTTGAGTATTGTGCATACCTATTAGATTATTTCTTTGGCACTTCTGGACTTGGGATTGAAGGTGCAACCAGGATTGATTAATTAGTCTCTTAATTTACTATAATTTGAGTGTTTCCATGTTTGATTTCATGGCTGTTGATGGGTATTGTGTATAATTATGCATTTCACACAAGCATATGCTTAGGCACGCACACAGCCCATGTGCCTGTGTTAGTGTATATCGGTTTATATTTACAAACACTATATATCTGTCTGTTTGAAATGGGTTTACTCATTGCTGTTTTTAGGTACTTTACCATGCTCCATGTTGCTTATGCTGCAAGCAGGGTCTTCCAGTAGCTTATTTATCAACAACTGCTCTGCATCAAAATTCTTATTACTTGATATTCATTTTCCTTATTCTTTTGCTTTCTTCCCGTAATAAAATCCTTTCTTTACCCTCATATTTCTTGTTTCCTAGCAATCAAATGCTAGAGTGTTAGTTGCATTAAATCTTCATGTGCATGTACTTGAAAACAGCAGAGATAATTGAGTTTAAATAATTACTTATTCACCCATCTTGTTTTCCCTCCTCTTGTCTTTGTTTTGTCTAATGTCTTGATGCTTGTTTAATGCTTTTAGTAAAAAATGGAGACACGAGTCATTAGAATTTTAAACCCCTTTATTTcccttaaaacaaatatttctgCCAAACCCaaaacttagaaaaataaaattcaaaccaatcaaatgctattttatattttccagaTGAACTGGAAATTGTATTGTGTTGAATGTGTGGACTAATGCTTAGATTGCTCATAGTGTGATCAGTGGAGGGTGGGCATGCAGGTTTCAAAGTATACATCCCTGTGAAATTATCCTTCTCTATGATGCTCTGTACTTTCTCCCAATTTCAAAATCATTGTTGGATTAAAGTGACAGAGCTTGCTGTGTGAACATTACACAACCTACGTTGATTTTAAAGTAATTAGCTGTGTGGCTGCATGTTCCTTTCCTCACAAAAAAATTGGATAAATTTGAGTCATTTTCCATCAAAATCCTTTATACCTCTTGGGGATAATTTCTTATGATCTAGTTTGGAATTTTTAATTCTCTAATTTCTCTCTTGCTCTGTGTCTTTCTTCTTTCatgtctttcaatttcttctctcatcttttatcttcttcagTTCCCAACTCCTCTCTTAGTTTCTAGATTTGTCTACAGGtatgaaaatgaaagagaagaaaggacTAATTAAAAACGTTCCAAATctagattaaaaagaaaaatcagatattttattcaattttttcatttcttttttaaaataagggGCGTTTTTATATAGAATCCTAAGATTCATTGTGAAATCATTATATACTTATAGTTCAAGGTGGCTCTTAGTCATTGGGGGGGCGGGGGCGGGGATGTTCAGGTGGTTAAGGATATGTTTGGAGAGGAGGTTGTATCATATGTCACACTTTTGGTTAGTTTCTGTCATTTTTCAGAACCTTATGAGGTGTTGCTATAATGCACCCAAAAGAGCCGGAACATGGAGTTTATGCAGTACAGTTTAGCGAGGAATAATTGCATAGTTGATATTGGAAAATTGAATAGGATAAActccaatttctttttctcaagTGTACATAATTGCATCTAACTGTTAAAAGCTCTATTGCTCTTTTCTTGGCCTGTtctagagaaaaaaagatgttaaagaTTAAGTACTGTGTCAtaaacattttcaaataatcaattttagtTTCCTTGCATTTCCTGATGTCTACCTGCTATCCTGATTAGTCATTGAGAAGCATCATTAAACTGCATCTCTATATAGCTGAAGAAAATATGAACCTGTTGTTGATGCCTCTAGATGATGTGGAACTCATTTTTGTTAAATGCCTAAATTTAGTAatcattttgtaaatttatttggCCTTTTTTTAACAGCTGCTGGTGCTGGAAGGGCAACTTCAGAAAATTCTTACATGGAATTTGAAGCCAAATCTGCTAGAGATGGTGCATGGTGAGAATTTAATGCTTTTGCAATTGACAATTCAAGTGGTTGAGATTTTAATGCTTCTTCATGTTCTATTTGATACTTAATATTTTCCTTCCTTGGTTGAGGGATTGCTTGATTCACTTCAATTTTGCTTTGCCAGGTATGATGTGGGAACCTTCCTATCCCATAGATATTTGGACAAGGGGGATGCGGTAACATATGAACTTATTTTTCCTGCATATAGTAATGCAATGATTAACATGAACTAACTCTGGATATATTTTTGTTGTCTGCTGAGACTTGTGTTATTGccgttgcttcttttttttttctcccatcCATACATCCGTTGCATCTTTTAATCATCAACTGGATAACTTATTTTCATTCTCATTCTCTCAATAAAATTCTGTGAGATGGTCTCGAGAGAAGTATACGTGAATCAATCTGTATTCCATTACTAAATTGTTAATTgtgttaaaatatttgatttcatgGCGTAGACACTAAGTTTCAACCTTGTCACTAGGGCTGAGAAGGAATaatcacatttaattttttgggCAAAGCTAATATTTGGCTTCATGGCCGATGAATATCTATGCTAGGATTACTATGAATCTTTCTTATGATCCTATACCATAAGAGAATTCCATAACTGCCGTCAACgttgttaaatattttatcaaatttgagtTTTCTTAGCTGTTTGCTACATGGGAACAATTGTGCCCTTTCTTTTGGTTACTTTGCCAATCTTCTTTCACTAATCTCATGCTCTTCTGTTTCTGGCCATTTCAGGAAGTATTGGTTCGGTTTGCTGGTTTTGGACCGGATGAAGATGAGTGGCTTAATGTTTGCAGGCAGGTCAGGCAGCGGTCTCTCCCTTGTGAAGCATCTGAATGTGTTGCAGTTCTTCCTGGAGATCTCATACTCTGTTTTCAAGTGGGAACATCTACTTATGAATGAAAACAATTGATCAATTAAGCCAATTTTTGGTGAAACTATTAGGAACATCTTTCTTAaatgctctaaaattttcagGAAGGCAAAGATCAGGCTTTGTATTTTGATGCTCATGTTCTTGATGCCCAAAGACGAAGGCATGATGTAAGAGGTTGCCGTTGTAGGTTTTTGGTGCGTTATGATCATGACCAATCAGAGGTATATTTAGTTATttacatttctttcttttcaatcttgaaattaatttatcctGTTTCTGATGTACAATGCACCTTGGAatctatgatttttatatagttcTCAATCATGTGTTCCTCAGGAAATTGTGCCACTGAGGAAGATTTGTCGCAGGCCTGAAACTGATTATAGGTTGCTACAACTTCATGCTGCAAATGACTCAGCAGCTAATGACCAGAAGGAAACTAGCGTAGATCCCTCCACAGCCAATGCCCAAAGGGTTGCTGCTTCTGCCTTGGAAACAACACGGCAGCAACAACATAACTCAGATGTAGCCATGGCGGTTCTGGCTTCACAAGCCAATGTTTCTCAACCTGTCAAAACATTGTAGAGGGGACATTCGCCTGTAATGATACAGTAGAGGTTATTGCTGTCCATGTACAAGAATAGCAACCAAATATTAGGAATGTCTCCAATTTTATTCTCCTTGGGCCCCTAGGCGTAGATCAGGATTCAAGAAACTCGAACCTTCATTAACAagtcttttatctttttctccAAGTATACTGGTGAGTTAATTTGCCTTGGTCATAATCTTGGTGGGTGCATTTTCTGTTCGATTCTTGTAACATCTCGGTAGCTAAGAACACGGAACATGGCATGGCATTCGAGTATTGGTATTATCTTGTGCTTTGAGTGCTGCTGGTCTCAAACTCTGTTGTTTAAATTTCTTCAGGATAAGAATGAGTTAGCCGCTGTTATAATTCCAGAACAAGCTTTGTCAATattgaatatgaaaatattatgaTTATCAAACCATGGAATTAGTTTAAATAATGGATTGCAGGGTTTAACCAAATAATCGACCATCAATTCTATACCGATCATGAATCACAAGTAATTAAGACGTTGCTTTAAATACTAATTCCTAAACCTAGTTTTTAAcctacaaaatagaaaaaaaatatttgatctaaAATCACTCTTAAACTGGAAAATCATGCATCAGCACATTTAACTCTCAGTCCATCTCAAACAAGAAAACAAGTATCTGAGTTCTATAAAGacttttaatcaataaatagaaaaaaatcccaTCATGCATTTGTACTCCATTCAGCCTTCTAATCTTACAAAGCTTCCTTAAAGTCTCGGCCATCagggaatattttttctaatttatctaAACTGATGAATTTTCTTGATAATTCAAGTATTTTCATGTAGTTTATGTTATACTGAATGTCTGTCTTTTTATTACCttgattaagataacatgtaacaagATCAAAGTATAttattctctatataagatgaGTTAGGGATATCAAGTTTAAAGATCATTTACATAACCATCATGTGAGTCTTTCTATAGACACAAGTAATCTCTCCatataaaattttcatgcaGGTCAGTTCAGTGTACATATCTTATgacaagcacctacatattagttctaggtatccCTTATTTATTGGCTTATGAGAACAATTActtcctttcataaagaaaagaacataatatgtaccAGTCTTTACAGCTCTAATGAATTTCcagtatttaagagagcatcgaccaagaacattttagaaacaatgctttgatgcaatatgaatcctataattataacaactttataattttctttatataatatttttgtccTATGAAtttatctttactttaaattcattaatataatattaaagataaatgaactatttattaataattaatatatatttacatgaatataataattctACGTGTGACCATTCAATTAGGtatataacatattaaattaacaatccTCCACTTGCAATAAAGCCAATCGCTTATGTATCTAACACCATATTGCTCCATGTAGCATTAATGCTTCTGCCTGGATAATGACTTAGTAAGAGGATCTTCTAGATTCTTTCTAGTGGGTACTTTCTCtatctttatatcttttatttcattgatttatgaaatcaaatgaaatttctTAAGTACTTGTTTTGATCATTGACGAGACCTTGATTCATTTGCTAATGTAATGACTCTATTGTTATCACAGTTCAGGGCAACTGAATCAATAATGCTAGGAACCAACTTAGTTCATTGATAAACTTTTTAATCCAACCAACCTCTTTGTTTCCTTAAATATAGAGATGTACTCTTATTCAGTTGTAGAATCATTTGTGCTCTTTTGTTTAAAACTCTTCCAACTCAGAGCACTACTATTTAgagtaaaatatatattgattggTATTTGTTATTTCTCTAacatttcattgaaaaaaaaaaatcttaattcaaaCAATTTTAAACTTCTAGTTTATCTTCTCCATTGATGGATCCTATAGCCAAGTATAGGATACCATTTCCATTATATCTTTCTCAATCCGTGTCTTAGAACACATGTTTTTGAAGGGACGTGTtccatacaaaataaataagaatctAATCTTAGATTCTTCCATACTAAGCTATTGTAGCATCTAGTCTATATGCATGAATTGTGATAATTTAAGCAACCTTTTAGATCTATCTCTATATCCAATATATAGGTTGCTTCTCTTAATTTCTTTATGGAGAAGTTCTTGGACAACCAAAACTTTactgattaaagaaaaaatatgtcaTTTCTAAATATGTCATCTATatatgaattagaaaaataataccaTTTCCACTAACCTTTTGTAAACATAAGGTttatccatatttttaataaatcaaatatgtCGATTATATCATCAAAACTAGATATTTATACTCCTTAAAGCTTGCATAGTACAtttgatgtgaacctcgtgatcatgtggtcacgcaacccacaattaagattgagatctgatcccaaAAAGCTGAAATAGATCTGATAAGAGTTGACACAATGGATACCTACCATAATGCACCAACATTAttggaatgaaataaaatgacgccacgaagcgaGTTAATACTTtgtaagtcagattcagttcgtttaAGAactaaagaatgcaagaatgattctcacacgttaaaactaaaaaattcagaagtattATTCATTAATGGCTACCGAAATTTAGGTCACaagagtttaaatagttcttgaaaaattaaccttaATGGATCTATTCTAGTGGACTAATTTAGCCCATTTACAAAACTGACCAAAAAACCTAAAACTAAAAGGCCTATAACATGATTCAAACAAGTCTTAgatcctaactgaaaacaaagtattaattaagtcCAAACAAACCTTAGGCTataactaacaaaataaaataaagcccatAATATTAAAGCCATGTTCTACCGtcagaagaagaggaggaaataaaatattacagaactgatttaaggcttatttatagccttccatgcaaCCCATTAATTCtagaaactaaagaaaaaggTAGCCACCCATATTGTTTCCAACTTGTagtaggattcttttgtttcttttgttgtgttttctcctcatctaacaagaaaataaacaaaataataaatcttaatacttaaacaaaacaattaatgtTCCCATATAAAATAAGAAGTCCAAAACTAATTAGGAATCCACAAAACACATAGAAACATCATAAATACAAGGCTGACcagaaatttagaaaattaacaaCAGGAACATACAATCTATTCTTTTTAAACAAGTAACcatccatcaaataaaacttaccaAAAACCAAATGTCCACATGCATTATAAATCTCGGCAAAGTCAGAATCATTAACATACAATTCCTTTATATATTAAAAGCCTAGCAATTTAGTATTTATAATGTTTAGAAGAACATGCTTGCGTGAAAGTGCATTAGCCACTATGTTCTGTTTgccttgcttatacttgattacATAAGGAAAAGTTTCAATGAATTCAACCCATTTTGCATGTATCCTATTCAACTTATCTTGTCCTTTCAGATGCTTTAAGGACTCATGACTTGAAtggattataaatttttttttgccacaAGTAATGCTGTTATGTCTCAAGTGCTTTTACCAGcgtatagagttttttttttgtcataagtGGGATAGTTCAAGGTTGCTTCACTTAACTTCTCACTAAAATATGCAATAGGTCTCTAATCCTATATCAAAACAACATCTATTCCTATCCTAGATGCAtcacattttatttcaaatgtgaAAGTCAAGTAAAGCCAAAACAGGTGCAAAACATAATTTCTctatcaaaagaacaaaaactaaTTCTTGTTCCTTACCCCATTTAAATCCAACTGACTTTTTAATAACATTTAAGAGTCCAGCTAATATACTGAAATTTTTcacaaaacacctataaaaactAGCTAACCCATaaaaactccttacctcacttaccgatTTAGTGTAGACCAATCCCAGATGACCTTTTCTCCTCATCCATCTCAATACCATGTGTAATTACAATATAgtcaataaacataattttctccatgcaaaaggtacactttttaagattagcatacAATTTCTCACTACGCAACACATTAAATACATTACGCAAATGATCAAAATGCCTAGTTAAGCTCTTGctatagatcaaaatgtcatcaaaatacacaaccacAAACTTACCTATGAATGCACGcaacacatgattcattaaatgAATAAACATACTAGGTGCATTTGTAAGTCTAAACAATATTACTAACTATTCATACAAACCATGATtagttttaaatgttattttccaCTTATCACTTTATTTCATCCTAATATGATGGTACCAActtttcaagtcaattttagagaaaatacaggATCCATGTACTTtatctaacatgtcatcaagcctaggaataACATGTCTATACTTTACCATTATTATGTTGATGACTTGgcaatcaacacacatcctcTATGTTTCATCCTTCTTAGGCACAAGTAACATTGGTATAACATACGAGCTCATACTCTCATAAATATATCCCTTTTTTATCAGCTTATCAACTTGTCTTTGAAGCTCCTTCATCTCATCAGGATTGCTTCTATAGGCTGGTCGGTTAGGAATTGAAGCTTTGGGTACGAAATCAATATGATGCTCTATCCCTCTTAATGGTGGTAATCCATTAGAAATATCATCGAGGAACAAatcatcaaactcctgcaataaaaaaataataacactaGGCATAATATGATCAAGATCGTTAGTATTAAAGTAAGTCTCTAtgtacacaagtaaaatcattggcTTGTTAGTGAAAAATTTAGATCTAACCTCACCCtctctaatataaaaaatgagttgtttctttagtttttccacACAATTCTCATCATCTTTCCTGACTTTCTTCACTCCTTTTGTTGTACCTCCACTCTTAGTTAAATTTAGGTGTTTTTTAGTAGAGGCCGAATGGTATAATTTGTTTAGAATGTTGgctgaatatttatttatgtttggaTGGGTGACCGAATGGGTTGTAATGGTGTTTTGGGTTTTGGCTGAATCTGATGGTCTTCTCTCACCTTGTTCATCTCCTTGATTTTCTCTCCTTATAACCTCATGCTCactttttagctttatttgatcatcatacattTGTTTGGGTATAAGAAGTACAAGAGTAGTGATTTTACCATCCTTTACAATGGTATACCTATTTTTAACCCCATCATGAATTGCCTTCCTATCATATTACCATGGTCTCTCCAACAAGATGTGATTTGCTTGTATTGGTACCACATCGCACATAACTTCATTAATATACTTCCCAATAAAAAATGGAACCACAACCTGTTTAGTCACTTTCAATTCACTATTATCATTCAGTCATTGCAATTTATATAGTTTAGTATGCTTAATAGTCTATAAATTCAGTTTACTAACTAGGGTGGTACTACAAACATTAAAACATCTTCCACTATCTATAATTAAACTACACACTTTGTTTTGTACAAAACAATATGTATGGaagatgttttctttttgttgactAGTTTCATCTTCC from the Populus nigra chromosome 9, ddPopNigr1.1, whole genome shotgun sequence genome contains:
- the LOC133702958 gene encoding protein SAWADEE HOMEODOMAIN HOMOLOG 2-like; translated protein: MGRPPSNGGPSFRFMQNEVTEMDAILQEHNNTMPAREVLVSLAEKFSESPDRKGNIQVQMKQVWNWFQNRRYAIRAKSNKTPMKLNITPMPRDDLAAARGPSQQVAAPIPGAVPATTPASSAAGAGRATSENSYMEFEAKSARDGAWYDVGTFLSHRYLDKGDAEVLVRFAGFGPDEDEWLNVCRQVRQRSLPCEASECVAVLPGDLILCFQEGKDQALYFDAHVLDAQRRRHDVRGCRCRFLVRYDHDQSEEIVPLRKICRRPETDYRLLQLHAANDSAANDQKETSVDPSTANAQRVAASALETTRQQQHNSDVAMAVLASQANVSQPVKTL